CAAAGCTTAGTGAAATAGTAACGTAAAATGTCCTCTTATGCTTTATCAGAGGCGTCGAGGAGGTTAGAGAATAGATTAGTAAGCTAAACATAATGCACTTTGCAAAAGTGACCTCACACCTACTTTGTTTTTAATAGAAACGTCTGCCTTTTTCTCCAGTAACAGTGGAACGAGTCTGTCACTCTTCCTCTGACAGACATAGTGAAGACCAGTGTTTCCCTGCTGAAATACACAGTGAACACAAAGGTCAAATAAGTCACACACAATGATCAGTAGCTCATCATTCTAATATTACAACTATATACTTCATCTCAGTACTCACATAGTCCACAGCGTCAACCTCCACTTTAGTGCTCAGAACCAGATTCATTAGTTTCACATTCTTCCTTTGCTTGTCTTCCTGTTGAAaggaggaaggtttataccacaGTGACCAACAACACTTTCCTATTGCTCTTACAGTGTAGTCGGTGTGGCTGGTCTGGGAGCCATGGCTGATGGGAGACTAAAgactttgccccactgtattctaAGGTCAGCGGTTCAAAGTATATCCTACCAGAATGAGGTATCCAATCAACAGAATTGGCATGAGGATAGTGATCATCAGGTAATCCAAGAAGGAAAAGGTCCTCTTTGCAGCATAGTGCAaacatgtcctctgtttctacaggcagacagggagagagagcatggaTCAGTGCCACACATTTCACAAGACGCACAGTTTTGACGACACTAacatatttctgtattgtttattCAATTGCATCACCTAGTTGAGGAACATTCTCATTTCCATTGTAGATTCCTACAAACATTGAAGTAAAGGTCACACTTGGTCTGATAGTATCCTTTTTGATCTAATATTTACATATAAATGACATAGTAAATAATAACTACTGTTTGTGTATTTGGTAGTCATAGAAACAAGCATAAATAACTACTGTCCAAATGTCTCAGAACTGCATTTCCACTACcttgttccttatagctacatctGCCTTCAGGTCCAAAAGGTACTTGACCATTCTGATGTTTCCACATCTGCAGGCAGCTATGATTGGTGTATCGCCAGATTCCTCATCTTGAACATTTAAAGTCTTGGCATCCTCTTTTAGAATGTGGTACACCTTTTGAAGGTCGTTATCGTAGGCAGCTTGGCAAATGGGCTGCGGAAATAAGCAAATGGTAGCATGTAAAGTAACTTCATAAACCCGTTCATGCATTTGTAGGCTACGTATGGTAGATCAATGCATGTTGATTAGTCTTGAATTCACACCTGGGTCAAGGGTTTATTAAaggataaaaaacaacaacaatgaaACAATGCCAACATCAGATACGGTAAGTGAGCCTACTGCCGTACTGAGAAGGAACCCTTCTGTAGCCAGTGGCAGATAAGATGAGCAGCAAAACAGGTCCATCCTGTCTCACTTCAGTTATAACTGTGAGACAACCGGCCAGCCCCTTCTTAGGTCACATTCTTTAAAAAACACAGATGACACCCGAGAGCGGTCAAATACAGGTCACCTCCGGTTTCTGTCAGATGGCTAGTGAAATATCATAGCTTATATGGGTATGGCCAACACTGCCCTTTAACAAGACAATGCATCTGTAGGAGACCCCGTCGCAGAGGTGCAACTTTCACATGACCCTCACAAATagtgaaattgcatttttgccccccccccccacacagttTTATCATTGCACTGTGATACAAAAAGCGGCAtcagtgtgctttaggaccatgcggatgcCTCAGAGCGGTTGGCTAGGCTGTTTGGTGGTTTCAGCCAACTAGATTTAGGGCCGCGTGGACACCACAGAGTGTGCGAACAGAGGCAGCTGTTGTCTATGTGTGTTATGTTTTTTCTCCGAGTTGTAAAAGCAAGTAGAACAGAAAATGACTACTTTTTATTTAACTGatgtagctggcaaggtaactgctgtttgactTAACAGAAAAAGAAAATCCCAGTGCTGAGCTAGtagtgtaactgacatgtaacATTAGCTAATGTTTGATCCCCTCTCAACTCAAGTTATATCTTAAGTGAAtgaaaaagctagctagctagtaactAGCTACCACAGTCAGTTCAGCTCTAGCCTCTAGCTATCTGTCAGGTAGCAGTATCTAACAGTTGTTGTgtgtatggaaatgttttgtagcTTTTGTTTTGTACCGTTTTAACAGAAGTAAATTAACTTGGCTCGTTTTCGCCAGTTGATGTACCATAGAGCTAGCCAAAAGTTGGCTAACGTTATATATTATTTTTATCCTCAATCACAGTCAGTATAGAAATGTAACGTAATTGGTCTGTCAGTTTTCCTACAtaattccctacttttcacactgacacAGTGTTTAACAGCTCTACAGGCTTCAGTGTCATGGAGGACACTCAGTAGAAAACACTATGCTCATCATGTCTTAGCACGATTAAATGGTGAcagcagggtcagacagccagggaagaccagtctacggaGCTCAGGTGTATTTTTACAGATGCAACACTTTATTCTCTCGGTGCAGCAAACACTGGACAAACCAGAAGCTTCAAAGATTGAAATTATTTTAAGGCCGTCTGACAAACCTTAAGTTGATTTGCAAACTGTACCAAGGGTTGATAAGAGGCTTTTCCTAATGACACTAAACATGTAAAACAAAAATATGAGGAAGACCTGGGAGACACTATGGATAatgatgaatggatacagatatgtttgaatgcccagtcatgttcatatAATCTCAGACATAAATTACTGCATTTAAAGGCCATCCATAGAACATACTATATGTCAGTGAAACTGAATATCATGCATTCAGAAATGCAATACCTCTGCTGGAGGTGTAAAACATAAAAGGGGCCATATTTCAATGTGttgtgaaggctggctgaattctggcaaagagtatgttctttatctcagcatgtctacaaactctcccttctccctgtttttCTTTGCTAGGAAATGTTGATACGGTAGACTTATCAGAAGAAACTGTGTAACCTACCATTTATAGCGGCATTGCCATTAATTCgaaggttggttatcctcccacaatgtCACAATGGTTGACAGTAATGTCAAGTTATGTATCAATAGATGTGATTTATTTCCAGATTAAGGGTATACTGTGCAACTTTCATACAGTTTGGATGTCTTATATGGAATACTGTGTAACAAAAGgagtctgtattgaaaacatgCCCACGTCATGGGAGATACCTATTTAGGCAATCCctgctgggctgctcagtcctGGCAATGGGGGTCTCTTGGTTGTCACTCTGGCCTTGGCCTAACACACCTGGAACCAATaatgaatgtttcactaagatcctaaagctgagtggggtgtgttgggttggggcgCTGTAGGGCGGTGGACCCATAGGGGCAGGACGGAGCTCTACAGTACCATTAAGCCTATGATATGAATTACAGTGATATGATTTACAGTGCCCCCCGTAATTATTGAGACAGTGAAGCATTTTTTATTCTTATGGCTCTATACTCCAAAAGTTTGGATTTTTAAATCAAACAATGACTATGAAGTTACAGTGCAGACTGTAAGCTTCCATTTGAGTGTAATTTCATCCATATCGagtgaaccatttagaaattacagcacttcttgtacatagtcccccattttaggggcgcaaaagtattgggacaaattcacttgtatgtgtattaaagtagtaaaatgtTGAGTATTTGGTCTCACATTCACAGCATTCAATGACGACATCGAGGttgtgactctacaaatttgtttggaagcatttgctgtttgtttgggttgtgtttcagattattttgtgcccaattgaaatgaatggtaaataatgtattgtgtcattttggagtaacatttattgtaaataagaatataatatgtttctaaatacttctacatgaatgtggatgctaacATGATTACAGCTAATCCTAAATGAACTGTGAAAAattatgagtgagaaagttacagatgcacaaacaTCATAACCCCAAAACATTCTAACATCGCACCACTACACTAATAAAATAGCTTAGCATTTTTCaaggggtatgatatttgtgtctataattttctcactcatcatttaTTCACAATTCcttcaggattatccataatcatggcaGCATCCaacattcatgtagaagtgtttagaaatagatattcttatttacaataaaagtgaatgTAGGAAATGATGAAAGTCTTTCTGGTATTATGAAAAGTGTTTGCCTTATTTCATTTTCCTTCCTCTCTAAATGTTTTGTAAGTGTAGGCTGCTATCTATCATGTTCTACATACAATTCATTATGGAAGTACAtgatgtgttatgtttattaattATAATTTAGCAGTGAATTTATTAAGTAAACCAGGTTAGTCGGCTATATGATGCAACGACTGCACCCATCTGCGATTCCCGACATCTGCTTTTCACTGGAATGTGGTTTGCACGAAATTAACTGTTTTTGTGATTTTCTTTCACCCTTTTTACTCGAGACACCGATAAAGTTGCCCGAATAGTGCTTTAAATATCGTAAAGGCTAGTTCCTGGAGCGCTACCATCATGTAGGTTTTCATTCAAAACCCAATCTAGCGCACCCAATTCTAATAATTagcaggtttaaaaaaatgagTCAGGTTAGTGACAacgggttggagtgaaaacctacaggagggtagagctccaggaacagggttggtgaACCCTGGGCTACAGGTAGTGCTACTCAGCTGCGAGAAATTGCATCTACCTGGCTACACCTAGCAATCCACATGCTGCTTTGCTGAGGGACTGTATTGAGAGGCATCCTACTAAAACTTTCTCAGAGACTAAACAACTACACACAGACTAAAAAACGTTCCCATTAAACGTGTTTAAATGACAGCTCACCTCTGAATACACTATCCCCATGTCGCCTCTTCTTCAGTGACAAAATACTTTCCCTGCTAAAATAAAACACTTTACTTTTATTTTTAGAAGCCAGTCAAGTTCAAATTTCAGAGGTAGGCTAATATTTCCACAGCCGATTTATTCATTTTTCAGTTACGCACCTATCAGATTCATCATCTGGTTCCCCGCTAGTAACGCATCTACTGTAGGGTGTGGCTTGTTTGAGTCGTTACCATAGAACGTCACTTTATTTTTTTAGGTGTGTCTAAGGACCTTTTCAGGAAGATACGTTTGCCTACACAACCCGTATTAGGCTACAGTTGAAAGCTATTGCGATGCCAATTTTAACAAGACCAGGCAACAATTGTGGGTAAGCACTTTGTGTTAAGGCCTAACTGCAGTCTACTGTGGTATTTTGAACCCAGTAATTGTGGAATAACTTGGTGTAGGCCTACTACTGCTGTTGaattgcagttatactgcactgtaTCTCCAATTACACGGCAAAATTACTGCAGTAAAAACAACTTATTTTGGAAgcagtatttgcagcatactgGCCTCTGCAATCTCTTTTCATTTGTTCATTTGCATTGTCAACTCGTGCACAATTAATCTGATCAGCTATAGCCTACCgataacaaccacagctgcaggtagcctagagaaACCCTCTGCGCTCTGACCCACTCTGGCCAGTGGAAACGAAGCGGTAACATCATGTATTCATAGCCTAAGCTATGTACTGCATTTTATAGCCTAAAATAGGCTTATTTATTTGTGTTAAGAGATCATGTGAATGTGATCAAATTTTGTTTATGTTCTAGACCTTATCAATCCAAAATTATTGACTGGAATTAATACATCAACACAATAGTGATGACATACTGTATGAGTAACTTTTTAATTACAGATGCAAAGGCCTACACAGATGATATACATACGTCTGTATACATCATATATATCTAGCTAGTTTTTCTATGCGTCAAACCTCTCATCGGGGAACCCTAGATGTTTTACAATTTTGTTTTAGCCCTGAACTAGTTCACCTGATTTGGTCAGTGGCGCCCACATTTTATTTTAAATTAaaatgcatgttattttggcattgtgtcacatatcagtttgcaaacaatgtaaaaataataatatagaattgagttaataaagccgcatacaaacatggtctcttttttgttttcttgagtaagacaGCTCCAAAAaaatgtttcagcctagctcagtgctttctgtggtggcgGGGCAAGCCATCAGAAAATACGGAGCggtgcgccgtgattggctcagtgttctgtcactcatggggacactacgtcaccgccaagtctaagggtagagctcgaaaattcaagccccttgggtactgccatagagttacattagaagtacccatccaagaaggctcaaggtcattggccacagataaaacaacttcaaatcacgttatatctacagcaTATTTGATTGGGCTGATCATGttaacatcatactttcaaaatcttagctaacaGTCATCATGAATCGAATCGAAAATCTACTGACAAATCCTTTTTATCCTTGTCATGTGAAgggaaataatgaagagaaagtgTAGATAAAACATATTGGTGCTCATCGGCtaatggacataaacattacacaacaacttggacatcacaaattcaacaatgagtggtttggaaggaatcagtggctaactgcaagcattgcaaagcaatcaacCTGCTATTCAGTGGTTCCAAGTCTATgtctcttttcctagtttaaaattataaacattcaacattggccatgctgtcaatgaagctcAAAACAACCGTTAACTCGGAACTGCAAAATCGGACTTtagagttcaagacaactgggacctCGGGAAAAAACGAGCTACGACTGGGAAAATGCAAtttgaactttcatccaactcagaattatAAAtccggaactcgggcctctttctagagctacggcCTGAATATCACTGACgttctaccttgtcagcttggggattcaaacttgcaacctttcggttaatagtccaacgctctaaccactaggctaagcaGCCGCCCcaatgtatactgtactgtatactgaaaaCAATACTAAGTGTacgttgtgtagtaagctgttagtagcccatgtgaaacaccctaataatttggtctattttcacctcttcattttgcctactgttctgacctggtggtgcacatgtagcctataacctgtttttgagaaatgtaatgatcaaatattgtaagagctttcattgtctgcttatatgccccctttatttatcctacagttctgacttggtgtacagggagaacactaagaACGGCCCATATtatgaattctgtcgctgtacatttcaaaagtgctgaacaaatagttatacgtttgtcctagctcgctcattgtcttaatcgaaattacagattgcctcttatccgcatGTCGtctccttatgccatagtttgtacatctcaattgtcattagaaaccacattagTTTAAGTAAGTAAGCCAGTGAaatgtttcgctgccagacaaggcttaGTATCACGAAATGTTAAGAGTGCATCTCGAACATTTTTAAATAGCTTCCACATTCAAATAAATGTGGGTAGCTGAATGGGCTTCCATAGAAATATCTTCTTGTTgggcagctattccctccgcaaggctattaaacaagctaagcatcagtacagagacaaagtagaatctcaattcaacggctcagacacaagaggcatgtggcagggtctacagtcaatcatggactacaagaagaaacccagcccagtcacggaccaggatgtcttgctcccaggcagactaaatatcttttttgcccgctttgaggacaatacagtgccactgacacggcctgcaacgaaaacatgcggtctctccttcactgcagccaaggtgagtaagacatttaaacgtgttaaccctcgcaaggctgcaggcccagacggcatccccagccgcgccctcagagcatgcgcagaccagctggccggtgtgtttacggacatattcaatcaatccctataccagtctgctgttcccacatgcttcaagagggccaccattgttcctgttcccaagaaagctaaggtaactgagctaaacgactaccgccccgtagcactcacttccgtcatcatgaagtgctttgagagactagtcaaggaccatatcacctccaccctacctgacaccctagacccactccaatttgcttaccgcccaaataggtccacagacgatgcaatctcaaccacactgcacactgccctaacccacctggacaagaggaatacctatgtgagaatgctgttcatcgactacagctcggcattcaacaccatagtaccctccaagctcgtcatcaagctcgagaccctgggtctcgaccccgccctgtgcaactgggtactggacttcctgacgggccgcccccaggtggtgagggtaggcaacaacatctcctccccgctgatcctcaacacgggggccccacaagggtgcgttctgagccctctcctgtactccctgttcacccacgactgcatggccacgcacgcctccaactcaatcgtcaagtttgcggacgacacaacagtggtaggcttgattaccaacaacgacgagacggcctacagggaggaggtgagggccctcggagtgtggtgtcaggaaaataacctcacactcaacgtcaacaaaactaaggagatgattgtggacttcaggaaacagcagagggaacacccccctatccacatcgatggaacagtagtggagagggtagcaagttttaagttcctcggcatacacatcacagacaaactgaattggtccactcacactgacagcgtcgtgaagaaggcgcagcagcgcctcttcaacctcaggaggctgaagaaattcggcttgtcaccaaaagcactcacaaacttctacagatgcacaatcgagagcatcctggcgggctgtatcaccgcctggtacggcaactgctccgccctcaaccg
This DNA window, taken from Oncorhynchus nerka isolate Pitt River linkage group LG23, Oner_Uvic_2.0, whole genome shotgun sequence, encodes the following:
- the ankrd22 gene encoding ankyrin repeat domain-containing protein 22, with translation MGIVYSEPICQAAYDNDLQKVYHILKEDAKTLNVQDEESGDTPIIAACRCGNIRMVKYLLDLKADVAIRNKKQRTCLHYAAKRTFSFLDYLMITILMPILLIGYLILEDKQRKNVKLMNLVLSTKVEVDAVDYQGNTGLHYVCQRKSDRLVPLLLEKKADVSIKNKDDETPLDIARRLQFKKIVTMLKKPD